The DNA region TTACTTGCATGAGTGCATCCTTAACAACATCAAGTTCTCCTGAGATCTGATAAATGTTTGGAAGAATATAGATGAGGTCAGTTGAGCAAATAACAAGCATAATTATAAGTAACCAGATAATATAACAAGATACTCCTGCAGAACTAAGAAACCAAGAAGTATAAGAATTCTAAGCATAAGAAAATGCTAATAAGACCTACGATGAGAAATAACTACTAGCCTAAGAGAGTTTTGCATTGGCAACCCCATCTCTTCATATTGTGTGATtgatctttccttttttcttttcttttctccttcccAGGGGAAGTTTCTTTTGCAAACAGAGTACAGCAGAAGAATACAAACACaaaataattatgaaaaaataattgaatgatGCAGCCTGTGGAACACAGGTTCCATTCACCCTGGACTCTTCCTAAAAACTTAATCAAAGATATCTTAGTTCAATTAATATTGACCTAAAGAAAATAGATATATATGGCTCCTCAAGATGTCTACATCCAAAATCAAAGACCCCTCATTCCTATACCATCACAATCCAAAAGATGAGTACAGGGAGAGACCAGcaacttctttttcttccagAGAGAGAGAGTAGGAGATACTTTTGGTGCATATAAGCTTTAAAAGTCTTATCAGTAAGTTACCTGCACCATCTCATCATCTTCAGCTGCAACCTTGGGCAGGCCTTCCTTGAGTATACGAATATTAGCTTTCGTAATTTTCCTCATCTCATTGATTATGCCTCCTCCTTTCCCAATAAGACAGCCTATTTGAGATTTTGGGACCAGCAATCTTGTGGTGAATGATACAAGACCAGAATCTCTTTCAACTTTCTCACTGCACCTCGGTTGCAGGCGCAATGCTGCTTCAACAGTTGGAGAATATGTGTCCTCGAAAAACTAGAAAAAACAAGCATGAAAATAAATCCTTACCTTGGACAAATACTCTCAACTTGTACACTCCAATGCaaaacatcaaaagaaacagaaaaTACCTCTTGTTTAGCAATTGAAATCACACAATCATCACCTTCAGCAGCAGAACTATCAACTTTGATTGCTGCGCCAGATTCTTGTCTAATTTGATTGATTATGACACCACCTTTACCAATAACACCACCAATATTTGCAGTAGGACACAGCAAACGGATATAAAATTCTTTTGAAGAAGACTCATTCCTTGGAGCTGAGTAAAAAGACCTTGACAAGTCCGTACTCTCTCCTTTGTAGCCCCCATAAGACCCCATCGATGGGGCTATTCCTACGATTGGAGCACCACCAGTAGGACCAACATGTGAATTCGAAGAGTAGATATTTGGTGCAGCAGAAGGAAGCAAGTGTTGAGAACGGGATGGATTCTTATGAAGACGAGTTGCTATTTCATAAAGAGCCTTCTTAACTACAGTGGCTTCACCAGATATCTGAAACCCAATTGAATCAACGAGTACTGAAGTCAGCCGGGAGAAAAAATATCAAGTCCCCAATACTAATGCAGTCAGATTGAAACTGAAACCTTAGTGTGAACAAACAACAATTACGGGTGAAGTGGTCCAAGTCTTCACATAACAAATCAGAAAAGGGACTACCAAAAAGAACACTAAAATAAATAGGCTGAAATAAGAAAGCATGCAACTTTATTTTACTTACtgttaaagaagaaaaacatgCAACTTCGTAAATGAACAACGAGCAGAGGGACTCGATCAAATTTTTAGCAAGACAGTTAACTGAAACAACCTAATGAAATTTAACGTTAAAGGTACCTAACACGGAAAACAACAGTGTGATACAGTCAAAGAAAGGGAAGATCAAATAGGATATGATCCTCCATTACCTGCAGAAGTTCATCCGAGCTCAATGCACATGCAGGCAAATGATTATCTTTCAATATACGAATCTCGGCACCACTTTCACTACGTATATTCTGTACTATCTGACCCCCTTTCCCAATAATACATCCAATCTGATCTGAAGGCACTAGAAGCCTGATGGTAACCTGGGGAGCATCCTCAGAATCCTCATCAACTGTCTCGCTAACAATTTTCTCATGGACTGTAAAAAGCGCATCCTGGGAAGGACAAACACAATCTTCAGATCCATCAAAGTTGTTTGTTTCCTCACTTGAGCTGTAGATGGTGACAACACGTTCCTCACAGCCAGGCACCGTCTCACCAATCCTGATTTTAGATTTAGTGTCCACCCTTAATTGCTTAATAATCTCACCTCCCCTGCCAATAATACTTCCAATTTTCTTCCCAGGGCATAAGTACCGATAAACTGTGTCATCAGGACCAATAGAGAAAGAGTCCTTATCAAAGCCAGTATTTCTCCTTTTATTTCCCCCATTGTCAGCATAATCAGACCGAGAACGGGAGCGCTTCCCATAGCTATTTCGTTGACCAGCCATCACAAAATACTCTGCTTATCATTCAAATTATGCAACAAAGTTCAAAGATTATGATCAAAAAACCGttttatcccaaaaaaattactatACAACATTGGATCTTCTCAACAATCCAAAGAATTTATTGCTAGAGACGAATCTGAAGACATATCTATTCGACTATCTTACAATTACATCGATATCAGTGGCATACTTAGCATGTAGCTGCTAACAATAGCAACCTCGATCTATCAATTCTAGATTAGAAGTATTTATTGTTAGAATCCTGACGACAAATGAATCACTACAATTGCATGATCAAACAGAAAACATGAATGCACGGATGACATATCGTCTCAGAACATGGTCTCGACTCACCAGAGGCGTATCTAGCCTACGAGGTAGGGGTTCAACTAACCCCAAACGTTCGAAGCGAAGcttaaatttatgtgtaaaaaattattaaaattgcaataaatagtacatatgaacccctaactttaaaaatataatgggttcaatgctaaaaatcttaagattgaacccataaaatttaaatcctgaatccgcctctgCTACTCGCGAAAGACCCGAAACTGAAATTTAAGCCAACAAGGACACTATTGAttcaatatgatatattgtcTATTGAAGGAACTATAAACTTGAAGCATAAGAAAGCAAAATTCATAAGTTAATCCAGTAAACTATCTTAACAACGCGAAGGAATAATATCGGATCCGCGGAGAAGCACAGATCTGAGATTCACTATAAATGCTAAAGATTCCCGTAATAGCCTACATCTGTATGATTCATTAATTTCAATACAAGTTCTGAGCATATGTTAAATTCAAATCATGAATAATGTAGATTCACTTACCTGTGGGAAAATGCTTACGTAATTGCACAAGTTGATTCGGATCCGTCAAATACAACACAGAGTAAGCTGCACTTGTGTGTTGATTAATAGCCTAGGGTTTTAACCGACTACGTCGTGCAAGTGTGTGTGTGGAAGTCGCGGTTATTTTCCCCCCGTGTTCAGAAACTGTAGCAGTACTCgtttctttccaaaaataaataatttgaagttTAGGTAATTCCATTCAACCTCCATAGGCTTTTGGAATTGGATATTAAACTCCCTAAATCTTTGATCAATAGTCAAAAATGGGTTAGGTTATTgcatttttttgtaaaaatattaaaaaaaggatCCCTAATAAGTATTTAAATAATATAAGGGAAAAGTAAACTTTCATACTTTCAAACTGATAATATTATTTGATGAGTTGTAACCGTTTTTCATTGAGGAgtattaattcattttttaagcATTTGTGACGTGTTTAAGTggtaaaaagaagaaagtaCCAAAAAAGGAGCACACCGCAAAAAAATTCTAAGTATGAGAAGATCTTTTGGATTTGAGAATAAggaaatgaaaaacaaaaatgaaacgAGATAGAGCGTTTTTAGCTCTAGTTTTTAATAAGCTTCTCCCAATTATGCCTTGTAATAAAATAGGGCGGCTTGTTCTGATCAAGATTGCACTTCTTGCTCAGTCCGCATAGTATGAATTTCTAGTTCAAATGATAAGATTATTTGATAAGTTACAACCGATTTTCATTTTGAagtattaattcattcttttttaaagcATTTATAATATGtctaagttttcttttaaaaaaatgttagaATTAAATTAACACAATTTAACCTGATGcacaaatatttaatttgaaatgTAGAAAAAATTCAATTCTTCCACTACATTGTGTCATTCTTGATGGTCGATAGTAAAATgaaattcttaaattttttttgttcatgaaagatgtaacaatccTGACAACGCCCTATATAGCTTTCTAAAATAAACATGTGTGTGAAAATGCAAAACCACTTGTACCTGGACAGAAAGATTGTAAGATTCTGTTGATtcatatctatatctatatatctaaTCAATATCTTATTATTTTAATATCGTCTACTCGAGttaattttttatcaaatatgtCAACATATACGGACGATATtagaaatttctttttgtttgagTATTCGTTACAATTTCttttgggaaaagaaaaaaagaaaccgTGAGAGTGAGTCTTTTTATAAAACATTGCGGTTGATTCATATCTATATCTATAGATAAGGCATTCGTAAAAATCAtacaaagagagagagagagcagtCGAGCCCAGGTTATTTTTCTTCGAGTCCTAAAGAAAAGAAGCACAGTTTCTCAAAGCCCGTTAAAAGAAAAAACCCTGACAGTGGAAATCGTAACCCTAATTGAGTGATGTCAACATCCGGGCAACAGCAATTCCGTTACACGCAAACGCCGTCAAAAGTTCTTCACCTCCGTAATCTGCCATGGGATTGTAGCGATGAAGAGCTAGTCGAGCTTTGTAAGCCCTTTGGTAAAATTGTCAACACCAAGTGTAACGTTGGGGCCAATCGTAACCAAGCGTTCGTTGAATTcgtaaggtttttttttttttttcgatttcgATTATCACGATTGATTGTCTTATCCTGTTCCTTTGTTAGGAAAATTCGCCCAACCGTTTTAGATTTTGTAGTTGCGGCTTAATGTGAAGTaattagggctcgtttggtacgaGGGATAATTAATCATGGAATTAAATTTGATATGAGTTTATCCCACTTTTGGTTGGGAGAAAATCACGATGTAACTAATCCAGGATTAGTTATCTCATGATTGTAGTGTTATGTGGGATAATAATCCCGGAATAAGTAATCTCGGGATATTTTATTctccaaccaaacgaccccttagagtTCAATTATTAAACACATATACGGTTCAAGCTCTTTGTCAGTTTCCATTGGCTGTTCATGGCAGGCTATGTTCCATGCTATTGAACTCATTAAGAATGATTTAGGAGATGCCTGAGTTTGTTGAGATTAGGATATATCAATTCAAACGGCAAACATTGGGTGTGAGCGATCGCCTATAGTTGGGCAGGTTCCCCAGAATTTGTGCTTTTAGGACCGCCGGCTGGCCAGCGGATTAGGTGAGGTGTGCTCAAACTACTATACACCAAATAGGAGAGCCCAACCCAAAAGACTAGTCTGATAGTGGGGAGAGCCCATTTAGCCTATAAACCCATTAGCATTTCTCTTTTTAACAATTGAGGGACAATTGGCACATAATGGCTTTGGAATGGTTTGGAGCTGTCATAATGAATTTGTAAATATTAGAATTATTAGGAGCTTCCCTAATGAATTTGTAAATTGTTACTGTAGAATAAGTAGCTGCTAAAATAGGCTAGTTACGCTCCTGGGTTTCTTTTCTAAACCAATTCTTTTGTCTATACGCTTTCCCTTACGAGTGTGTTAACGTGACgtcagtgttgtcaaaggcgagcttaagccctgaagcaaGGCGCAAAACATGTCGAGCGCTTCACCTCGCTTaatgtgcgcttcagtgtcgtCACCAAGgacaaggctctaagacatacttttccttacCATTTAGCCTCTACTGAAGAGGCGATAAGAAACAATTGATATTTCATTTTATCGTAAttctttttccaatttctcTGTCCGTATAtatgttattcatgcttattattattattattattaatttttgactaaacatatatatttgtatttttttctccatttggccTTTTTTCATAAAGTCCgcgctttatttgcgctttaCGCTTAAAGCCCCAGCGGACCTTAAAGCTTTTTTGTGCTTTAGCTCTTAGTAGCACTGCATGACATTTATTATTAGCATCTAATGTGCATATTTGTCAACTACAGGCAGACCTTAATCAGGCAATCAATATGGTTTCATATTATGCTTCATCTTCAGAGCCTGCTCAAGTTCGTGGCAAGACAGTGTACATTCAGTACTCTAACAGAAATGAGATTGTCAATAATAAGAGTCCTGGAGATGTTCCAGGAAATGTTTTGCTGGTAACTATCGAAGGTGTTGAAGCTGGTGATGTCAGTATCGATGTTATTCATTTGGTAAGAgtcttttttgctttctttcatCCTTATAGAGGAAATATTTCCAAGTAAGCTAATTCAGGCTTTATGGACTGTTCAGAAGTCGGGCTTTATGAAGAGTTAAGTATTCATCCAATAGTCATTAATAAAATTTTGAACATGGCATGATCCCCCAAGAATTGTATTTTCACATAGTCCAAAAAACCACAACTATGGACTACTATGAAGATTATTGTTACGTTGTTTTGTGTTGCTTTAGGTTATGCAATTTCtgatgtttcttttcttttcaagttGTAGAACATATTTTCTCTAGTATCATAGATTGTTCTGGGACATTCTTTCAGTTTCTAGAAACCTTTACAGTTTTCTCTAGCCCGAAACTTTGACTGTGGTTCAGATTGTAGAAGAGCTCAATATTACTTATTATTTAGCTTTCATCGCATATAACAACATTAGATGATGGTAGTGTTAACTAAAGTTGATTGAATCACAGATGGTCATTATTTAAGATCTTTTGTTGGAGACATTGTGGATATGTAATCATGTCGGTCATAAACCTTTCTATGGCTTGCATATACAGGTGTTACTCTGCACTCAGAATCTAGTTCCTTTGTGTTTCTTCTTCAGTGTGTTTTGGGAAACATAGTACTTGTTGATATTCCTTTATTACTTTCTCGGACTGATTTGCTTTCAATGGGCAACCAATGTCAGGTATTTTCAGCCTTTGGTTTTGTGCAAAAGATTGCTACTTTTGAAAAGGCTGCAGGTTTTCAGGTCGGTATGTCTGTGGACCAATGAGTTTTggcttttttcttaattttgggTGGACATTATGGCAGCGTGCTAATGGGTTTCTGTTACATCTTGACAGGCATTGATTCAATTTAGTGATGTTGGGACAGCATCTGCTGCTAGAGAGGCATTGGATGGGAGAAGTATACCAAAGTATGCCTAGTCCATTGCCTGAACATACCTTGGATTTATTCAACCTGCCTCTCACTTTACGTCTGATGAATTTTTGGGGTATAATCCTTACTTCACATTTTATCACAGGTACCTGCTTCCAGAACATGTTAATCATTGCCACTTGCGCATCTCATATTCAGCACACACGGACCTTAATATCAAGTTTCAATCTCATCGGAGCAGGTAGTACAGATTCACCTAGAcagcctttttattttattttttatgtatgacTTTGTTGCTTTATATTCTTATTGTATTGCTATTTTTGCTTGCGTTACTCTTTGCTAATTTTATCATTATCTGCTTTTGATTTTCAGTTGAGgtgttttctaattttttatgCTTCTTGTCATCTAGGGTTTAGTGAAGCTCGGCAGCTAAAACACAGATGTGTTTGTCATGGCCTCGTAGTAATTTTCTTTATCTCAGAATAGTGGTTAACTGCATTcttctcatttctcattttaggTGACCATGTGAAATTCCTTCTTTCTATGCTGAGTTCATGGTTTGGAGAATGCTTGTCTATTGTTGTAGGGATCACTAACTGTGTGTTCATTTTAACTACTGCTAATTGCTACTTCTTTTTATAGCTGGACATTGTTGCTGAGTTGTctcatgcatttcatctcatggtttgaaaatttttaaaaataaaacattgacccataagtttatattttgtaaaaaaaagacccataaattagtagatatttttaacaattactcccaccaaccatttaccaacctttatttatgtctaccttgtgggaggattatattaaagagtagttacattactagccatggtaaattttcttttttattggactaaaatttgatcaattgatgctgtatttttttagaaaggccttctagtagcgtattaattttgttatgaactatgacttgctcatttggtaagattgtataagaattgagaatattcTGATAGTTtgcacaacttgtggggtttttatgtctataagaaaaaatacaacttaagaaattcaaattgcatgtccaaacatggtttcaaatcatggttgcatctcatggtttcaaaccatgtccaaacggctcctagcGTGACTTTTCAACCTGTTAGTATTTTTCGTTCTCTGTTGCTATTCAGGTTGCATCAAATTTCGTatgaatttttatcttttaatccTTTACTTTTAATGTTAGAAAACTTGTGTTAAACACTGGACTTAATGACAATGTAGTAACAACTACGCCTTAATTCCAACTAAGTGTATCGCATATATGGACTTTTAGATTTCATTATGTTTCTGAGAAGCTGTAGCTACTTTGAGACATTTCCATGTTATTTTAGGTCTACTTTGGTCCCTTATAGCACCTTCAATCACCGTAGCATCACATCTACTGACCGGTGCATCTGAAGGTATATATGAAAACTGATGTGGAGAAACTATTATGTTGATATAGGAATAAGTGTAGAGTTTAGAgaatatatttttagaaaacTCCTAATTTCTGTAAAGTGTACTATATTCGTCCATTTTATATGGCATTTATTCCATTCTTTGATGGCTTAAACGTTTGATACTATTCCTTTCTATGCAACTCTCACAACTTTCAAGAATCATAAactattcaaattttaaactttGATGTGATATTATGTCTATCACTCTAACTTTTTAACCACTACTTTAGTAGTTTAGTTCACTATCAGAGGCGAATCCAGGATTTCAAGAGGATAGGCTCACCATCAGCtatgtttcttttttaatttatgttgcCTTTGGTTCGTTGCAGCTTAGCGCCTATGgggttttttgatttcttttgccttttgggacttgggtaaTTAGAAATAAACGAAAAAAAGTCATTAGatgtaatataaaaaagaaacgagtttttttacttttgggtaattagaattgtagaagaaaaaggatttaaaataatataaaaagaaaagttaaaaggttgctttagaaaataaaaacgTAAAAACGTGCAGGAGCTCAGGTCTGATTCTAAGACATTGAGGAAATAAACACAGCTCCTAACCAGTGCTCCACTCGGCCTGTtttgaccatgtgttccttcagttaatattagatatattttcagaattatacacatgatatatcgagtttagtcgagcgatcatgtgttcacgtgacccaaattttatacataaatttgcCTCTGTTCACTATTACTAATATTATATACTAGGTTTAGAGTACGCGCTTTGCGTGTACCTATGtcaataaatatacaatttaaaatatataataaatattactaaatGATGCGTTTATGTTATAAGATAAGAATTAAAGTAAAATGTAAGTTCTTGAAACTAATTAATGTTGATCATACTTAGCAAGATCTGCAATGGAAGAAATCCTGTCATACACTGATAGGACAATATTCTTAAATAAAATATCGATTAAtaacataaattcaaataaCTTATGCATTTAATCCTGATTCTGTTCAACCCGTAGCTTCTTCCTTCGCGTCTCCAAGAATGACATAATCAATTTGAATACCAACAGATATAGTCTATCAATTTTCTACCAAAACTTTAATTGGACATGACTCTAGTTGAATTCAAAGTTCACTACAAGCTAAAATCTAATTTGAATACAACTAACATAAGATAATCTTAATTATTTACCTCGCCTAGCAATTATACTGAGCTTTTCAGACGCACCCTTTTATTAATTGTGATTAATGAACTGTTATTGTCATTCACAAAAGGCTAGATGATATCTCATATCTCCATATTCAAATTTCTGTccaaatttatctttttatagcttttttcttctcttactaTTAATGTCCCCTCAAGTTTTCCGTCACATATCAGAAGTTCCAACAAaagtgagtgtgtgtgtgtgtatatatcttTGAAGTTTCGTGCTTTTATATTAATAGTATAAATAAAAAGATACAGAAAGATGTATTCATTGGGAAAATGAACTGTTAAGTAGAAAAAGAGTAACTATTAGTCGAGATATTATTACAGTGATggttaatatttaattttgtcCTTGAGGTTGtgaataatattatttttggataatgaaaGTATCATGTATGAAGTACTGCCTCTAAAATCTCATCCGGAGAGTAATAACTTTTTATTCAGCATTTCCATATATTAATCGTGTTGTTTCGATTGCTTAGGTAAGATCTTAATTGACTttaaagtcctaaatattaggGATGTCTTACATTgtttaaataaggaaaaatttaataactaaaatttttgttgatttcaaagttctaaatatttggaaaataaatgACTATCTTGTCTAATATGCAACTTATatttaaagggtaaaaagggcAAACGATTTTTCGCTAaggtcttatatatatataacatctaAGTCAAATTAACTTCTTAAATTCCTTTACCAGCCAAACATCATCATACAGGAAGGcaggagggagtattatttagtATTGTAATGAAACCGGTCCAATAGAGCTCAATGAATATAGATTATTCACCAACTAGTTTGGGATCGATgcatagttgattgattgatcaATTTCGAGTTTTTCATCTCAGTAGTCAACAGTTAGGTTATGAACCGAGCTTTAGGGGGAGGTTCTTGTTTTTGTAGTTATTTCGTGgtagattgttgttgtggtaatTCCTTAATGGCGGTCTTTGGTTAATAGCAGTGCTTTTGCACTTATCAAAACTTTCGTGATATCTAATGTGTCTCAACTTACAACTTCTTCAGGGAAATATGTATTTCAGAGTTTGTTTTGTTTCAGAGATGTATAATTTAGTTGATCTGATATTCATGGAAGCTTACATCAGGTTGATTCACATTTAGTTCCTGGTTTCATCATATAGGGACTACACAAACCCTTATCTTCCAGTAAATCCTACTGCAATGGAGGGGCTTCTTCAGGTATGTTCCTTTAATCATCTTACTTGTTATCGTCCCTTGTATTGGAGAAGTCCTTACAAGGTCTGTGTTCAGCCTGTTGTAGGTCCAgatggaaagaaaaaggaacctGAGAGTAATGTGCTTTTTGCCTCTTTAGAAAATATGCAGTATGCTGTTACTGTTGATGTCCTTCACACGGTATTCTTCTCCCTtgttatttcattgatgtccaTTATGGTAATTGTGTTGGCATTCATTTATATTCCGCTGTTACTATTTTTCTCCGAAACAGGTATTCTCTGCGTTTGGCACCGTTCAAAAGATTGCTATATTTGAGAAGAATGGTCAAACCCAGGCATTAATTCAGTATCCTGGTATGTATGGATTATGGGTGCCGTTCTTTAGTAGTTTAATCAAATACCTTTGCTTACTTGGTCTAGCCTTTGAAGGTTTATGGtgacttctttattttcttcatctcttcttttCCTCTTTCCCACCCCTCTTTGGCGGTTGTGGCTATTGCGC from Lycium ferocissimum isolate CSIRO_LF1 chromosome 2, AGI_CSIRO_Lferr_CH_V1, whole genome shotgun sequence includes:
- the LOC132047085 gene encoding polypyrimidine tract-binding protein homolog 1 isoform X1 codes for the protein MSTSGQQQFRYTQTPSKVLHLRNLPWDCSDEELVELCKPFGKIVNTKCNVGANRNQAFVEFADLNQAINMVSYYASSSEPAQVRGKTVYIQYSNRNEIVNNKSPGDVPGNVLLVTIEGVEAGDVSIDVIHLVFSAFGFVQKIATFEKAAGFQALIQFSDVGTASAAREALDGRSIPKYLLPEHVNHCHLRISYSAHTDLNIKFQSHRSRDYTNPYLPVNPTAMEGLLQPVVGPDGKKKEPESNVLFASLENMQYAVTVDVLHTVFSAFGTVQKIAIFEKNGQTQALIQYPDVTTAAAAKDALEGHCIYDGGYCKLHLSYSRHTDLNVQAYSDKSRDYTVPESSLLAMQQASAVHAAPAVWHTPQSGPAQSSAGYAAAGVPGQAPTSQSSSWNPNMQGGGSTFPSAPTRYPGQSYAPPVPGYATAVNPPGSSQQTNHIATGGRPFSVSQPFHPSTMPPGGVPPPGHAPYHG
- the LOC132047085 gene encoding polypyrimidine tract-binding protein homolog 1 isoform X2, giving the protein MSTSGQQQFRYTQTPSKVLHLRNLPWDCSDEELVELCKPFGKIVNTKCNVGANRNQAFVEFADLNQAINMVSYYASSSEPAQVRGKTVYIQYSNRNEIVNNKSPGDVPGNVLLVTIEGVEAGDVSIDVIHLVFSAFGFVQKIATFEKAAGFQALIQFSDVGTASAAREALDGRSIPKYLLPEHVNHCHLRISYSAHTDLNIKFQSHRSRDYTNPYLPVNPTAMEGLLQPVVGPDGKKKEPESNVLFASLENMQYAVTVDVLHTVFSAFGTVQKIAIFEKNGQTQALIQYPDVTTAAAAKDALEGHCIYDGGYCIQ